The window TCAACTCAAATTCGTAACCTTTGTTCTCTACCTCACCAATGTTCTGGATTTGGTTCAACTGACCTGTTGAAGGCGCTGACTGAGGTGTAAACAATGCATCTTCAGTGATACCCACATATCGAGTACCGCTCAAGAACAACCTGTTGCTGAAGAAACCAAGTTCCACACCAAATTCCGTGGTCTTTACACGCTCGGATACCAACTCATCATTACCAGGGTTGGCAAAGGTAAAGGAAGGTCCTCCCAAGAATGGGTTCTGGGCAAAGGTCCTGTCCTGCAAAAACGGCTGTGCAAAGTTGGTAGCCTCACCGTAGTTGGCACGCAACTTCACAGTAGAAAGTATATTGCTGATACCTGCATCCCTGTAAAAATCGTGGTCGCTCAAGTTATAGGTAAGACCGATTTTAGGAAGGAAAAGTGGATCGGTATTGGAACCGGAAGCCGTGTTCCTATCCAATCTACCACCCAATTCCAAGAAGGCCACATCGTAGATACCGATGTTCTCCAAGAAGTACAGACCGTAGTTCGCGTTTTCAAGAACGAAATCCGAGAACGCTTGCTCTGAGAAGTTGTTCAAGGAACGGGTCCCATCAACACCTCCAGAACCGTCAAGCCTGTTCTGTCTGTCAGAAGTTCTAAAGAACTGCCCTCCTAGTATACTTACAAAAGAGAAGTTTTCCAAATCGGCTGTGTGCGTAATGTTTACGTCAGTTGTCAAGGTGAATGCAGAACGTAACACCCTGCTCAAACTACCTTGATCGGTAGTACCAGGAGCAATAGCACCAAGCTCTACCAAAAGGGCATTGCTTTGCAATTCTTCCTGAACTGTATTCCTGTTATCGATACCGATGGTGGCGTTCACCTGTAGGTTATCGTTGATGTCGTAAATGAACTTATTGGAAGCGGTGATACGGTTGGTGGTGCTGGTAATGTCTACCAACTCACCAATTCTTCTGTACCTGGCCACTTCATCTTGCCATTCTGCATCCGTGAACTCATCGGTTGCTCCCCTAGCGGAACCTTCGATGTTGGAGAAACGCGAAAAGCTTGTGTTTGCGTTGTAATCCAAGTTGGATTCGAAATTCACAAAAGAGAAAGACCCTTGGTACTGTAATCTGTCGGTTACCTTTGCGGTCAATCCGAAAGTAAAGGACCTTCTTGTTTGCTCGTTGATGTCATTGAAGCTATCATCGGTATACAAGTTACCGGCGAAGTTATAGGAGAATTTCTCAGAACCTCCGTTCAATCCAACTTTCATCTCTTGGGAAAGTCCGGGCTCAAAAATAGCCTCGGCAGTTCTGTCGTATCTCAAGAAATCCTTAGTGGCTTTAATCACCCCAAGATTGGTTTCGAAATAGGCTGAACTTTTTCCATCCTTACCTTTTTTGGTAATGATTTGGATAACACCGTTCGCAGCATCCGCACCGTACAATGTAGTTGCGGCACCACCTTTAATGTATTCGATTTTTTCGATGGACTCCACTGGAATATCCGCAAGGGCCGAAACGTTCGCACCACCTGTTCCAATACCCAATTGTGGATTGGAGTTCAAGTTATCCACACGGATACCATCAATAATGATTACCGGAGTGGCAGATGAAGCAGCAGAAATTGGACCCCTTGTCCTGATCAAAGCTGCAGTACCGGGCTGACCGGAACTCAAGCGAATCTGTGCACTTGGAGTGGTCGACTGCAATAACTGGTCAATCTGGTTGGCAGGCAATTTGTCGATTTCCTCGGCATCCAAAACGTCAACCGTTGTGGACAACTTTCTTCTGGCGATACCAGAACCCTGACCGGTTACAATAACCTCTTCCAACGCCTGGGCGTCGGCTTCCATTTGTACATCGATGGTGGATGAAGCTCCTACAGTCCTATCAACGGTCTTTTGACCAATGTAGCTGAAGCGCAATACTTGCCCCTCACTGACCGAGATAGAATAATTACCATCAAAATCTGTTTGTGTTCCGTTGGTCGTTCCAACAACCAAAATGGAAACACCAGGTAAAGGCAGACCTGTGTCGTCCGTCACGTTACCTGAAACTGTTTTCTCTTGTCCGAAAGAGAAAGACATACATAACACCAAAAAAGGTGTCAGCATCCATGCTAACTTAGCTTTCATTTATTTCATTTTTTGAATTAGTCCAGCCCAAAAGTCAATATAAAAAGTTAATATTCAAAAAAATTAACACCACCAACAATCGTATATTAGCGCAGTATCCATCAGGGTTTTTCATAATTTTAACAGAATATTCGCAAGCTAAAGCCTTATAAATAGGATATGTAGGAATTTTTTTAACTTTTCATTAATAATTATGTTTTTTCCAACCAACACACTGTTAAATTTTTAAGAAATATGTTAAAATCGTGTTACCGAACCTTTTTTGAAGCAGGAACCGATGAAGCTGGCAGGGGATGCCTAGCTGGTCCAGTGACCGCTGCGGCCATTATTTTGCCCGAAAAATTCAACCACAACACCTTAAATGATTCCAAACAGCTTTCAGAGGCCAAACGGACCCTTTTGAAACCAATTTTGGAAGAAGAAGCAGTCTGTTTTTCTGTAAGTCATGTTTTTCAAGAGGAAATTGATGAAATCAATATTCTAAATGCTTCTTTTTTGGCCATGCACCGAGCCATTGCTCAGCTAAGCCCCCAACCTGAATTCTTGATCGTGGACGGCAATCGTTTTAAGCCCTATCCTAAAATCGAACACCAATGCATTATAAAAGGAGACAGCAAGTATATGAGCATTGCGGCCGCATCCGTTTTGGCCAAAACCTACCGTGATGAATACATGGCACGTATCCATGAAGAGTTCCCAATGTACAATTGGAAAAAAAACAAAGGCTATCCCACCAAAGAGCATAGGGAGGCCATTAGAACATACGGCCTTACCAAGTATCACAGAAAAAGCTTTAGGCAACTCCCCGAACAGTTGTCACTGGATATTTAAAAACCCTAACTTTGTATGAAACTTCAAGAATGAGATTAAAGGTACTTTTCTGCTTGCTCCCCGTTTTGATTGCTTCGTGCACAAAAGAGGTGAAGACCAAAGACTCCCTTCTTCAACATTTACCGCCCAACCCATCGCTTGTCATAAAAATCAACAACCTCACCAATTTTAGGAGCGAGCTCAAAAACAATACCTTTTTGAAGGATGTGGAACAGCTCTCGCACCTGAACGACATCCTATCCAAAGTCAAAGGTCTTGAACATCTTTCTACCGACAAAACAACGGCACTTGGTATTTACGAAGTCGGCAAGGGCCATTATGATTACATTCTAGTCGCAAAAAACAACGCGGACCTGTTCAATGTCGATAGCATTGCCAATAAAACTATAGAATCCATCACCTACGAAGGGACCACAATAACCAAATACACTTTGGATGGACTGGAAGTTTTTGGGATGCAAAAAGAGAACGATATGGTCATGAGCTCCTCCCAAATGCTCATCGAGAACATGGTTCGAATGAGCGGGAACCAAAAAACAGACCCCAATCTGGAAAAGCTTTACGAAACGAGTGCTACGGATAAATCGGCAACGCTCTTCCTTAACCCTGAAGGAAATATCTCTTTGCTTTCCCTAAAGGAAAACAACGATGCCAACAAACCATTCTCTTCATGGATTTCCTTGGATTTTACCGCCAATTCAGATGAAGTGAACCTCAACGGAGTGGCCATGGCCACTGACTCCACCAAAACCTTTATCAATCTGTTTAAAGGCACTTCCCCCCTTGCCAATAAAACTGCTGCCTATGCCCCACTCAATGCACAGGCCATCATTTCCTATACCTTTGACGACTATCGGGTATTTGCCAACAACCAGAACACCTATTTGGACAGGGTAAAACAAACTGATTCCCTCTTCAACACCATCGAAGAGGTAGGCATTATTTATTTGAACAACAAAAAGACGGTGCTCTTAAAATCGTATGGTACCGAAGGCCTCTACGATTATTTGGACAGTAAAAAAGTGGCCTCACAAAACTATCAGGGCAACGAGATCTTAGAACTGCAGGAGCCTAAACTCATTACCGAAAACTTCACGCCCCTAGTTAAAAATTTTGAGGCCAACTTTTGTACGGTCATTGAAAACAGCTTTATTTTTTCAGAGGATAAAGAAGCGTTACAGACCATCATCAGTAGCCACAAAAGTTCTTCTTCTTTTGATAAGGACCAGGGTTATTTAACCGCCAAAGCTTACATGGCCAACGAGTCCAGTATGCTTTTTATTTCCAATGCTGCGGGCATCGATTTTTTTACCGAGGCGGAACTTTCCGAAGATGTGGCAGAAGATATCGTAAATGACGACCTGAACGACTTGGTCTTTGCTTCGCAAATGGTGATGGACAACGGCTTTGGCCATTTCAATTTGCTGACTTCCAAAATCAAACAGAGCCAAGAGAAAAATGCGGTATCCCCCTTGTTCACCTTGGAACTCAACACCGATTTGGCCACCGATCCACAATTCGTGAAAAACCACAGGACCAACGAACAGGAAATCGTGGTGCAGGACCAAAACAATGTGCTTTACCTTATTTCCAACGACGGAAAGGTGCTGTGGACCAAACAACTGGACGGTCGAATTCAAGGGGACATCCAACAAGTTGACATCTACAAGAATGGAAAATTGCAGATGGCCTTTACCACCAACAATCAATTTATGGTACTTGACCGCAACGGCGACGAGGTGGCCCCATTCAAAATTGATTTTGAGGGAGGCAACCTAAATCCATTGGCCGTTTTTGATTATGATGGAAGCCGGAACTATCGCTTTGTAGTGACCCAAGGCCGAAAAGTATTCATGTACAACAATCAAGGAAAAATTGTTCGGGGCTTTACCTTTACCGAAGCACCAAGCAATATTTTGGGTGCGCCCAAGCATTTTAGGGTAGGCAACAAGGACTACCTTGTCTTTAGATTGGACAACAGCACCATCCGCATTTTGCACCGTGTAGGTAGCGACCGCATCAAGGTGCCGGAAAAAATCGACTTTTCCAATAACGATGTGTTTCTGTACAAGGACAAGTTCACAGTGACCAACAAAACAGGAGTGCTCCACCAAATCGATACCAACGGAAAACTGGTCGCAACGAATTTCAACCTAAATCCAGATCACGGTTTTTACGCCACCAGCAACACCTTGGTGTTTATGGACGATAATGTGCTGAGCATTAAGGGCAAAAAAGTGGAACTGGAACTTGGCGTGTATTCCAAGCCTGAGATTTTTTACATCTACGATAAAATCTATGTGGGCGTAACGGATATCCAAAACCGTCAAATCTATTTGTTCGACAGCCAAGCAGAGCCCATCCCCAATTTTCCCGTATTCGGTAGTTCCATGATCGACCTTACCGACATGGACAACGACAAACAATTGGAATTGGTCGCAAAAGATCAGGACAATTCCCTGATTGTGTACAAAATAAACTAGCCGTTCATCTGGATGCGACTTATACAATAGATGCTACGAAACATACATATTTAATTTCAGGAAGGGGTTCATTTTAGTAGTTTGGGTGGAATTGCTTTATCAACAAACTAAAACACTTAGAAATGAAAACCTCCAACAAACTATTCTGCTGTTTGTCCTTTGCCCTATTGCTGGGCACTAGTGCCGAGGCCCAATTCTTTAAAAAATTGGCCAAAAAAGCGGAAAAGGCAGCCGAACGAACGGTTGAACGCCGAGTAGAACAAGAAACCTCCAAAAAAACAGACCAGGCCCTCGATAGTATCCTGGAACCCGGTTCT is drawn from Flagellimonas sp. MMG031 and contains these coding sequences:
- a CDS encoding TonB-dependent receptor, which produces MKAKLAWMLTPFLVLCMSFSFGQEKTVSGNVTDDTGLPLPGVSILVVGTTNGTQTDFDGNYSISVSEGQVLRFSYIGQKTVDRTVGASSTIDVQMEADAQALEEVIVTGQGSGIARRKLSTTVDVLDAEEIDKLPANQIDQLLQSTTPSAQIRLSSGQPGTAALIRTRGPISAASSATPVIIIDGIRVDNLNSNPQLGIGTGGANVSALADIPVESIEKIEYIKGGAATTLYGADAANGVIQIITKKGKDGKSSAYFETNLGVIKATKDFLRYDRTAEAIFEPGLSQEMKVGLNGGSEKFSYNFAGNLYTDDSFNDINEQTRRSFTFGLTAKVTDRLQYQGSFSFVNFESNLDYNANTSFSRFSNIEGSARGATDEFTDAEWQDEVARYRRIGELVDITSTTNRITASNKFIYDINDNLQVNATIGIDNRNTVQEELQSNALLVELGAIAPGTTDQGSLSRVLRSAFTLTTDVNITHTADLENFSFVSILGGQFFRTSDRQNRLDGSGGVDGTRSLNNFSEQAFSDFVLENANYGLYFLENIGIYDVAFLELGGRLDRNTASGSNTDPLFLPKIGLTYNLSDHDFYRDAGISNILSTVKLRANYGEATNFAQPFLQDRTFAQNPFLGGPSFTFANPGNDELVSERVKTTEFGVELGFFSNRLFLSGTRYVGITEDALFTPQSAPSTGQLNQIQNIGEVENKGYEFELRATPIQTDKHTLSVNLSYNTNENLVTDSGGAPAFVVGGFTVLGSVVEEGQSLGYLRGTAAILQEDGTYSFEPNTPLGDTFAPNFGSMGLNYTWGDFNFFATADYQFGGQITDLSFLLRHLRGTDNTGIPEDLIGTTSPFNYVNFFVFDNDFLKVRNIGASYNFGDIAKPLFSNIRLGVTVTNPFNWTAGNFDPETTGSGITAQNGFASGGFAYGTESAPRTYVASLRFQF
- a CDS encoding ribonuclease HII, giving the protein MLKSCYRTFFEAGTDEAGRGCLAGPVTAAAIILPEKFNHNTLNDSKQLSEAKRTLLKPILEEEAVCFSVSHVFQEEIDEINILNASFLAMHRAIAQLSPQPEFLIVDGNRFKPYPKIEHQCIIKGDSKYMSIAAASVLAKTYRDEYMARIHEEFPMYNWKKNKGYPTKEHREAIRTYGLTKYHRKSFRQLPEQLSLDI
- a CDS encoding ribonuclease HII; this encodes MRLKVLFCLLPVLIASCTKEVKTKDSLLQHLPPNPSLVIKINNLTNFRSELKNNTFLKDVEQLSHLNDILSKVKGLEHLSTDKTTALGIYEVGKGHYDYILVAKNNADLFNVDSIANKTIESITYEGTTITKYTLDGLEVFGMQKENDMVMSSSQMLIENMVRMSGNQKTDPNLEKLYETSATDKSATLFLNPEGNISLLSLKENNDANKPFSSWISLDFTANSDEVNLNGVAMATDSTKTFINLFKGTSPLANKTAAYAPLNAQAIISYTFDDYRVFANNQNTYLDRVKQTDSLFNTIEEVGIIYLNNKKTVLLKSYGTEGLYDYLDSKKVASQNYQGNEILELQEPKLITENFTPLVKNFEANFCTVIENSFIFSEDKEALQTIISSHKSSSSFDKDQGYLTAKAYMANESSMLFISNAAGIDFFTEAELSEDVAEDIVNDDLNDLVFASQMVMDNGFGHFNLLTSKIKQSQEKNAVSPLFTLELNTDLATDPQFVKNHRTNEQEIVVQDQNNVLYLISNDGKVLWTKQLDGRIQGDIQQVDIYKNGKLQMAFTTNNQFMVLDRNGDEVAPFKIDFEGGNLNPLAVFDYDGSRNYRFVVTQGRKVFMYNNQGKIVRGFTFTEAPSNILGAPKHFRVGNKDYLVFRLDNSTIRILHRVGSDRIKVPEKIDFSNNDVFLYKDKFTVTNKTGVLHQIDTNGKLVATNFNLNPDHGFYATSNTLVFMDDNVLSIKGKKVELELGVYSKPEIFYIYDKIYVGVTDIQNRQIYLFDSQAEPIPNFPVFGSSMIDLTDMDNDKQLELVAKDQDNSLIVYKIN